The following nucleotide sequence is from Caldicellulosiruptor saccharolyticus DSM 8903.
CAAGTTCAGCTATGTATATACAATCTACAAAAATGTAGACCCAAATTTAACTGTAACAAATGAACAAAATTATGTTTATAAAGTTCAAGGACTTCCCGATGGGCAAAAGATACCAAGTGGTACAATCTTCTATGCAAAGGTAAGAGCAGTAAAGGTTTTGCAACAGCAGACAGGAAATGTTGTATATTACTCATCTTATTCTAATACCATAGTTTTTTTAACTCCAATATTTGTTGAAGCTACTACAGCTTCAGAAACTTCGATTGACATTGTTTGGGATGATGTGTATTATGCAGGAAAAAGGATTGACTATGATATATATGTGTCAAAAGATATAAGCTTTACTACACCAACTAAATACCAAATTGACGGGGATAGAATTACACTTTTGCAGAGCCAAAAACCAGGCGGAAGAGTTGAGATTCTGCCAAACAGGAAGTTAAAATATACAGCAACAAATCTTGCGCCGAGCAGTTTATACTATGTAAAGATTTTACCCAGGAATCTACCCTCTGAGGTAATTTGGCGAGACCCTCAGACATACACTCCGCCAAATCCAAAGATAATTGGCGAGGCTGCAACCTACATTCAGGCAGAGGCCCAAAGAATTGCTGACAATGTAGTGTGGCTCAAATGGGCAAAGGTTAGTATTGCTGTAGGAAATGATTATGAGATATACAAAGGTAGCAAAGACCAAGTACCAACCTTGCTTGGTACGGTTTCAACAAATGAGTTTTTTGCAATGGTAAGTATAACCGAGGATGTATTTTTCAGAATTCAAGTTGATGTGATTGATGCATTTGGACGAAAGGTCTCAATAAGGTCTAATGATTTGTATGTACATCCCTATACACTGCCTTATGCTCCGCCAGCAGTAGAAGATTTGACAGCTTTTCCAAAAAGTCAGGATACTATAACCCTAAGGTTTAAGATTCCTTCTGATAAAGAGGTTGTGTATGACTTTTATTACAAAAAGTATATTGATACAAACTCAGACTTTACTCTATATGTTCCCAATTACCAGATGAAAGATTCTGATATTGAGAAAGATGCCAACAACATTCCTACTGACTACTATAGATTTGACATTACTGGACTTGAAAAAAATACTGTATATGTCTTAAAAGTAGTTGTAAAGAAAAGGTTCTTCGACTATGAATCTGGTACTTACATATACAGAGAATCAACACCCGCCATGGCAATCTCCTATACACTATCTGGAGATATTGCTCCGCCAACCACCCCCACATCACTTTCTGTGGTGTACTGCACATATGATAGTGTAACGCTTTCTTGGACGCCTATTTACATTGCAGGTACTCAACCACCTGTAATTGACCAGAGTATATCATATGAGGTAAACTTTGCAGTTTACCAAGATGGTATGGACCTTACTCACCCAGAAAATCTTGACTTGACAAATTTTCAAAGAATTGTACTTTCAAATCCTCAAATTGACTCAGGTGGCAAAATAACTTTTAAGGTGGGAAATTTAAATTCCGATACAAGATATGTATTTTTCATAAGAGCAATTAGGAGGATAGACAACAAAGACTATTATTCGCTACCTTCAAATGTAGTTATGGCAACAACACTTGCAAAGTATGAAGTGCCTCTTCCCTCAAAGCCGCCGATTGTCGAAGATTTGAGTGTAGTATCAACTACATACAATACCATAACACTTTCATGGCAGTTTATGGAAAATGTCTATTTTGAAATTCAGATTTCGGAGGATATAAAAAATAGTAGTGGATGGAAAACAATATCTGATAGTTTCAAGCCTTCTATAAAAGAAATTGACTATCAAGCAGGTATTTGTTATTTCACAGCAAGAGATTTAAAACCGGATACATTGTACTACTTTAGGGTAAGAGCTTATATCATAAAAGACAACCAGAGAATTTATTCAGAATATAGTAGTCCTGTGTTTGGTAAGACCCAAAAAATGCCACCACCAAAGACGCCAATTGCCTTTGGAATAAAAGATTACGGCAAAGACTATGTTGTTTTTGTATGGGAGCTTGCAGAAACAGGAAGAAAGTACATGATTGAGATTGCAGACAACATTTCTTTTACAAACTCACAAAAGTATACAACTGATGTAGACATAACAGAGTATAAGGTTGATAAGCTAAAACCAAACACACGTTATTATGCAAGGCTTTTTGCAATTGGCTCAGACGGGCAAATGTCGCAGGCTACCGACATTGTTTCATTTGTTACAAAAAAGGATGTGAGTGAATACACAGGGGTGTTTGAACCGATTGAAGATACAACAGCTCCTACGGTGATAACTGAAGATGTTTCTAACAAGACAATGATTATTGAAATTACCTATAAATACGTAAATGACACATTAGATTCAAAACCGGTTGTAATAGACTTTACAAAAAGGGCAAATAATGTAATTTCGCAGTTTTTATTAAAGATAAGATATGATGTTTTAGGTGCACTTATAAGACTTAACAAGAGTTGTCAAGTTATCTTGGATGAAGCAAATGCCGAGTTTGATTTTAGCAGTCTTAATGTAGATGAGTTAAAAAAGCTTTCCATTTCTAATTTTTCGCCAAGTAATATATATGTACAGCT
It contains:
- a CDS encoding fibronectin type III domain-containing protein; the encoded protein is MRLFAKRLICIFLLISFVFSLIPLTVLSQTTIVLPAPQQLSIAMQNNLPRIEVGQDGTITIYFSWQYSYSDFDYFELYLGDDPNKFSYVYTIYKNVDPNLTVTNEQNYVYKVQGLPDGQKIPSGTIFYAKVRAVKVLQQQTGNVVYYSSYSNTIVFLTPIFVEATTASETSIDIVWDDVYYAGKRIDYDIYVSKDISFTTPTKYQIDGDRITLLQSQKPGGRVEILPNRKLKYTATNLAPSSLYYVKILPRNLPSEVIWRDPQTYTPPNPKIIGEAATYIQAEAQRIADNVVWLKWAKVSIAVGNDYEIYKGSKDQVPTLLGTVSTNEFFAMVSITEDVFFRIQVDVIDAFGRKVSIRSNDLYVHPYTLPYAPPAVEDLTAFPKSQDTITLRFKIPSDKEVVYDFYYKKYIDTNSDFTLYVPNYQMKDSDIEKDANNIPTDYYRFDITGLEKNTVYVLKVVVKKRFFDYESGTYIYRESTPAMAISYTLSGDIAPPTTPTSLSVVYCTYDSVTLSWTPIYIAGTQPPVIDQSISYEVNFAVYQDGMDLTHPENLDLTNFQRIVLSNPQIDSGGKITFKVGNLNSDTRYVFFIRAIRRIDNKDYYSLPSNVVMATTLAKYEVPLPSKPPIVEDLSVVSTTYNTITLSWQFMENVYFEIQISEDIKNSSGWKTISDSFKPSIKEIDYQAGICYFTARDLKPDTLYYFRVRAYIIKDNQRIYSEYSSPVFGKTQKMPPPKTPIAFGIKDYGKDYVVFVWELAETGRKYMIEIADNISFTNSQKYTTDVDITEYKVDKLKPNTRYYARLFAIGSDGQMSQATDIVSFVTKKDVSEYTGVFEPIEDTTAPTVITEDVSNKTMIIEITYKYVNDTLDSKPVVIDFTKRANNVISQFLLKIRYDVLGALIRLNKSCQVILDEANAEFDFSSLNVDELKKLSISNFSPSNIYVQLSFVKSSSKFNIPNAISEIYDIKFLALTSTQQIGISSFNSPISFSISNREPWSTIVPYVFDPVIMNWKLPSSYKLSNDNKNVSFILNYPQAVVITRKGFYNDIVQSSYASKLYYLFQSIPSDDQSSSIGIKNPVGKLELASFLVYFAEKKRLYRFEVISEYVEKAYKAGLISSIDDNSYLTKEAAVDMLVKFYEIYTGDKIATEDVTWNKIGVDDAYIDSIKKAYKMGWLFDYVTFNPKETATREYVLAVFYHIVSRITGK